The Ruania halotolerans genome contains the following window.
GGGAGGAGCCGCCATGTACGTCAAGCCCCATGACCTGGTGACCACCATGATCGACGCCGGTGAGTCCAAGGTGTTCATGTCTACCCGAGACACGCTGGTCCGAGCAGCGATGGGTGGCGCGCTGCTGGCACTCGCCGCCGCGTTCGCCGTCACAGTGAGCGTGACCACGCAGATCCCGATTCTTGGTGCCGTCTTGTTCCCGGTCGGGTTCATCATGTTGTACCTGCTCGGTTACGACCTGCTCACCGGTGTGTTCGTCCTGGCGCCGCTCGCCTGGTTGGCCAAACGCCCCGGCGTGACGATCCGCGGGGTGCTGCGCAACTGGGGCCTGGTGTTCGCTGGGAACTTCGCAGGTGCTTTCTCGGTGGCGGTGATGATGGCCATCGTGGTCACCTTCGGGTTCGCCACCGCGCCGAATGAAGTGGGTGAGGCGATCGGGCACATCGGCGAGGGCAGGACTCTCGGCTACGCCGAGCACGGCGCCTCGGGAATGCTCACGCTGTTCGTGCGCGGCATGCTGTGCAACTGGATGGTGTCCCTCGGTGTGGCCGGCGCGATGATCGCCAAGGACGTGCCCGGGAAGGCACTCGCCATGTGGATGCCGATCATGCTGTTCTTCTTCATGGGCTTCGAACACTCGATCGTGAACATGTTCCTGTTCCCATCCGGCATCCTGCTCGGCGGCGACTTCACGGTGGCCGACTACCTGATCTGGAACGAGATCCCCACCGTTCTCGGCAACCTGGTGGGAGGCCTGATCTTCACGGCGATCCCGTTGTACGTCACGCACGCCCGGACTGCGGCGAGCCGCTCCGCCGTCGCGGCAGACCGCGAAGAGAAGGCCCCGCAACCCGCCTGACCCACCCCTCCCCTCCGCTCACGCCACCTCTCCGCTCACCCTGCCGCGAGTGCGGTGGATCTCGCTCATATCGTGAGATATGCGCGAGATGGGCCGCACTCGCGGCGTGGGGGTGGCGGGGTGTGGGGGGTGTGGGGGTGCCGGGGTCAGCGGGCGGCGGTCTCCCCACCGGGGGTGAAGCCATGCCGCTGGCCCAGGCGGGCGAGGATCTGCTGGGCGACCACCAGGTCCGCTCGGCCCTGCGGCGCTGCCGAGGAGGGCAGCTCACCCGCGGTGACGTACCGGTGGAAGGCGGTCAGCTCGTTCTCGAACGCCTCCTGCTGCGGGGTGCGGTGCTCGGCACGGACCTCACCGCCGTCCTCGCCACGGCTCGTGATCATCAGGACGGTGGGGGCGTTCAGGAGATACGGAACGGTGAAGACCAGACTCACACTGCCGCCGTCGTGGTGGAACGTGACCGTTTCGCGGTAGTCCGGGTGCTCGGGCAAGTAGTGCCAGCCCACGTGCAGCCGCGCGCCGCCGACGACCGTGCCGATCACTTCGACCGATCCCGGGTCCGCCCCCTGCGCTCCCCACGTGGCAGCGGATTCGACGGTCTCGATCGGATGCCCGAGGTGCCGCAGCAGCGAGATGTCGTGCACGATCGAGCCGATCAGCACACCTTCGTACAGCCGCCGCCAGCGGACGTCCAGGTCCGCGCCGACGGCCGCATCCAAGGCCGCCCCGGTGGGCGCAATCGCGGTGGCGAGGGCGTCGGGGCTCACATCGGTGGCCGGCGGTAGCAGCCGTGCGAACTCGAGCTGAGCCGTGCTGGAGGGATGCAGGATCTCCACGGTGATTGCCCGCACATTACGCCCGGCGAGGGCGCGCGCCGCACCGGCAGTGGCCGGGTCGTACTCCTTCATGTAGCCGAGCTGGACTCGGGCACCAGTGGCCTCGATCGCGTCCACCTCACTCTCAGCGAGGGCGAGCGGCTTCTCGCAGAACACCGCGATGCCGGCTTCGGCGAGAGCCACCACATCTGCGCCGTGGGTGCCACTGGTGGCCACCAGCACGGCATCCAGCGGGCAGGAGCCATCGGTGTGCGCAGCGAGGAGCTCGCCGCGGGAGGTGAACCGACCCGGCACCCCGTACCTGCCGGCCACGGTGGCTGTCCGCTCGGCGGAGAGGTCGGCCACAGCGGCGATCTCGTACAGATCCCAGCGGCGGGCGAGCAGCGGCAGGTGCACACTCTGCGTGACGGCGCCGAGGCCGAGCACGCCGATCCGGAGACGGCTCATGCCATGCCCTCCTTCGGGAACCACGGAGTCAGAGCGTCACGGTTGTGCAGCTGGTGCGCCTGCGGCTGGCCCGGGTCGTCACCGAGCTGGGGGATCACGTCCTGCTCCACCACGAGCCAGCCGTGGAAGCCGCTGGCGATAATCTGCTCCATCACACCCGCCACGTCCAGGTCTCCGGTGCCGAGCGGAACGAAGGCCCCCTCGGTCCACACCTGCCGCATCCCCGCCTTGCGGGCCACGACGTCACGCAGTACTGCGGTGCGCACGTCCTTGATGTGCAGGTGGTCGATCCGGCTCTGCCACCGGCGTAGCCCCTCGAGTGGATCGCCGCCGCCGATGATGAGGTGCCCGGTGTCGAAGGTGAGGCCGATCTCGGTGCGAGCCAGCAGTTCGTCGATCTCCGCAGGAGTCTCCACATGGGTGCACGCATGGTGATGGAACGTCGGCCGAAGGCCGTACTCTCCGGCGATCTCGACGGCGGTGCCCACGTTGCGTGCGAGCGTGTCCCACCCGCGGTCGTCCAGACTCAGGCCCGCTCCCCCGCCCGGGTTGGCCCGGCGGGCGTCCGAACCGGAGTCCGCGAGGGTGGGCCGGGGTGGGGTGTCCGGGTGCAGCTCGGCACCCTCGGCGAAGAACTCCATCGCGTCCCGGTAGCCGGGCAGCGCGGCCATGAACGCGTCGGCATCGGTGAGCGGCAGATCCACCCAGCCACCGG
Protein-coding sequences here:
- a CDS encoding sugar phosphate isomerase/epimerase family protein: MITLANAPVSYGVFELDAEDGVQLPGADELATMIATAGYAGIDSGPIGMLGRGQELRDRLRRNGLALAGGWVDLPLTDADAFMAALPGYRDAMEFFAEGAELHPDTPPRPTLADSGSDARRANPGGGAGLSLDDRGWDTLARNVGTAVEIAGEYGLRPTFHHHACTHVETPAEIDELLARTEIGLTFDTGHLIIGGGDPLEGLRRWQSRIDHLHIKDVRTAVLRDVVARKAGMRQVWTEGAFVPLGTGDLDVAGVMEQIIASGFHGWLVVEQDVIPQLGDDPGQPQAHQLHNRDALTPWFPKEGMA
- a CDS encoding formate/nitrite transporter family protein, translating into MYVKPHDLVTTMIDAGESKVFMSTRDTLVRAAMGGALLALAAAFAVTVSVTTQIPILGAVLFPVGFIMLYLLGYDLLTGVFVLAPLAWLAKRPGVTIRGVLRNWGLVFAGNFAGAFSVAVMMAIVVTFGFATAPNEVGEAIGHIGEGRTLGYAEHGASGMLTLFVRGMLCNWMVSLGVAGAMIAKDVPGKALAMWMPIMLFFFMGFEHSIVNMFLFPSGILLGGDFTVADYLIWNEIPTVLGNLVGGLIFTAIPLYVTHARTAASRSAVAADREEKAPQPA
- a CDS encoding Gfo/Idh/MocA family protein is translated as MSRLRIGVLGLGAVTQSVHLPLLARRWDLYEIAAVADLSAERTATVAGRYGVPGRFTSRGELLAAHTDGSCPLDAVLVATSGTHGADVVALAEAGIAVFCEKPLALAESEVDAIEATGARVQLGYMKEYDPATAGAARALAGRNVRAITVEILHPSSTAQLEFARLLPPATDVSPDALATAIAPTGAALDAAVGADLDVRWRRLYEGVLIGSIVHDISLLRHLGHPIETVESAATWGAQGADPGSVEVIGTVVGGARLHVGWHYLPEHPDYRETVTFHHDGGSVSLVFTVPYLLNAPTVLMITSRGEDGGEVRAEHRTPQQEAFENELTAFHRYVTAGELPSSAAPQGRADLVVAQQILARLGQRHGFTPGGETAAR